The following are encoded in a window of Mycolicibacterium tusciae JS617 genomic DNA:
- a CDS encoding HNH endonuclease signature motif containing protein: MFECDRDWDLIEVMGEATRYESMSTAQRLLAVAELYERRQGALGDLDWYVVDDCAAVAAEVSAVQNISHSRAVSQVQMACALAHRLPTVAKVFLRGTIDLRMVSTIIARTDNVEDAVMPELDEAIARHCEKWMKLSRNKLRDRVDQWVAKFDPAGVRIPPKVADSRYVDTEAASPGMAWLSGHLQATDAAAFTQRLDGLAATVCAHDPRTPRQRRADAVGALGRGQATLACECAREDCPAAAEVDTVSSAVIHLLAEQGTLEGTGAAPGYLRGFGIVPAESVRQIAKTAHLKPLTVPTGDTPDPGYRPSAKTKEFVQWRDLTCRWPGCDKPVETSDIDHTVSWPFGPTHPSNNKHYCRIHHLIKTFFTGAGGWSDRQSSDGTMVFTAPSGHIYRTEPHGAALFPALGRSTGELDLPAPTVGPETDRFAMMPRRKQTRAQDRQDRINAERRERTELIAEEERQRQAWLAANYQPPPF; encoded by the coding sequence GTGTTCGAGTGCGATCGGGATTGGGATCTCATCGAGGTGATGGGTGAGGCCACGCGCTATGAATCGATGTCGACCGCGCAGCGGTTGTTGGCGGTGGCGGAGTTGTATGAGCGGCGTCAGGGTGCGTTGGGGGATCTGGATTGGTATGTGGTCGATGACTGTGCGGCGGTGGCTGCGGAGGTGTCGGCGGTGCAGAACATCAGCCATTCCCGTGCGGTGTCCCAGGTGCAGATGGCGTGCGCGTTGGCCCACCGGTTGCCGACGGTGGCGAAGGTGTTTTTGCGCGGCACCATCGATTTGCGGATGGTCTCGACGATCATCGCGCGTACCGACAATGTCGAGGACGCGGTGATGCCCGAGCTGGATGAGGCCATCGCGCGGCATTGTGAGAAGTGGATGAAGCTGTCGCGCAATAAGCTGCGCGATCGGGTGGATCAGTGGGTGGCCAAGTTCGATCCGGCCGGGGTGCGGATCCCGCCCAAGGTGGCCGACAGCCGCTATGTCGACACTGAGGCGGCCAGTCCGGGGATGGCGTGGCTGTCTGGTCACCTGCAGGCCACTGACGCCGCGGCGTTTACTCAACGCTTGGATGGGTTGGCGGCCACGGTCTGTGCCCATGATCCGCGCACGCCGCGGCAGCGCCGCGCTGATGCCGTCGGCGCGTTGGGCCGTGGGCAAGCCACCCTGGCCTGTGAGTGCGCACGCGAGGACTGCCCGGCGGCCGCCGAGGTGGATACGGTGTCCTCGGCGGTGATCCATCTGCTGGCCGAGCAGGGCACCCTTGAGGGCACTGGTGCTGCGCCGGGGTATCTGCGCGGGTTCGGGATCGTGCCTGCCGAGTCGGTGCGCCAAATCGCCAAGACCGCGCACCTCAAACCGCTGACCGTGCCGACGGGGGATACCCCGGATCCGGGGTACCGGCCGAGCGCCAAGACCAAGGAGTTCGTTCAGTGGCGGGATCTGACGTGTCGGTGGCCGGGCTGCGATAAGCCGGTCGAGACGTCTGACATCGACCACACCGTGTCCTGGCCGTTTGGGCCGACGCATCCGTCGAACAACAAGCATTACTGCCGGATTCATCATTTGATCAAGACGTTTTTCACCGGGGCCGGCGGGTGGAGCGATCGGCAGTCCTCGGACGGCACGATGGTGTTCACCGCCCCCAGCGGACACATCTACCGCACCGAACCCCACGGTGCGGCACTGTTTCCCGCCCTGGGGCGATCGACCGGTGAGCTCGACCTGCCCGCGCCCACCGTGGGCCCCGAGACGGATCGCTTCGCGATGATGCCGCGGCGCAAACAAACCCGCGCTCAGGACCGCCAAGACCGGATCAACGCCGAACGCCGCGAACGCACCGAACTCATCGCCGAAGAAGAACGACAACGCCAAGCCTGGCTGGCCGCCAACTACCAACCGCCACCATTCTGA
- a CDS encoding DUF3263 domain-containing protein — MDGAIARTEQSGDDPALADGLTRREHDILAFERQWWKYAGSKEDAIKELFSMSATRYYQVLNALVDRPEALAADPMLVKRLRRLRASRQKARAARRLGFDLT, encoded by the coding sequence ATGGACGGCGCAATCGCGCGGACTGAGCAATCCGGGGACGACCCTGCCCTTGCCGATGGGCTGACCCGCCGCGAGCACGACATCCTGGCGTTCGAGCGTCAGTGGTGGAAGTACGCGGGTTCCAAGGAAGACGCGATCAAGGAACTGTTCTCCATGTCGGCCACGCGCTATTACCAAGTGCTGAACGCGCTGGTAGACCGCCCCGAGGCGCTCGCAGCCGATCCAATGCTGGTCAAACGGTTGCGACGGTTGCGGGCGAGCAGGCAGAAAGCGCGCGCGGCGCGCCGACTGGGCTTCGACCTCACCTGA
- the sodC gene encoding superoxide dismutase[Cu-Zn], with the protein MLKTVAVAAGFAVPALVLSACAAPEEPATTPGTTPSVWTGSPAPSAPPDEHGGGHEGQASGETLTTELKLPNGTTVATAEIAFTGNYATVTVQTTAPGELAPGFHGMHIHSVGKCEANSVAPTGGAPGDFNSAGGHLQVAGHSGHPASGDLSSLQVRADGSALVVTTTDAFTAEDLTGEAKTAIIIHEKADNFANIPPERYQQVNGDPPPDETTLATGDAGKRVACGVIGAS; encoded by the coding sequence ATGCTCAAGACCGTCGCTGTCGCAGCTGGCTTCGCCGTTCCCGCTCTCGTGTTGAGCGCCTGTGCCGCTCCCGAAGAACCCGCAACCACGCCGGGCACGACGCCGTCGGTCTGGACCGGCTCGCCGGCACCGTCGGCGCCGCCCGATGAGCACGGAGGTGGCCACGAGGGTCAGGCCAGTGGGGAGACGCTGACCACCGAACTGAAACTCCCGAACGGAACCACGGTCGCGACGGCCGAGATCGCGTTCACCGGGAACTACGCCACCGTCACTGTGCAGACCACCGCGCCGGGAGAACTGGCGCCCGGCTTCCACGGCATGCACATCCACTCGGTCGGCAAGTGCGAGGCCAACTCGGTCGCCCCGACCGGCGGTGCGCCCGGTGACTTCAATTCGGCCGGTGGACATTTACAGGTGGCCGGACACAGCGGCCACCCCGCGAGCGGTGACCTGTCATCGCTGCAGGTTCGCGCGGACGGCTCGGCGTTGGTGGTGACGACGACCGACGCGTTCACCGCGGAGGACCTGACGGGCGAGGCCAAGACCGCCATCATCATTCACGAGAAGGCGGACAACTTCGCCAACATCCCGCCGGAGCGCTACCAGCAGGTCAATGGCGACCCGCCGCCAGACGAGACCACCCTGGCGACAGGTGATGCCGGAAAGCGTGTGGCGTGTGGTGTCATCGGCGCAAGCTAA
- a CDS encoding exodeoxyribonuclease III, with translation MRVATWNVNSIRARVDRVADWLERADVDVLAMQETKCSDAQFPTMPFLAAGYDVVHCGFNQWNGVAIASRVGIDDVQVGFDGQPTWSDKPEVEAAAEARALGATCNGVRVWSLYVPNGRFVGSPHYIYKLKWLAALHDTAQGWLTDDPAAQIAMVGDWNIAPTDEDVWSVEAYEGSTHVTAPERTAFNAMIDARYSDLVRPFTPGPAVYTYWDYTKLRFPKNRGMRIDFILGSPALAQRVTHAEIVREERKGKAPSDHAPVLVELT, from the coding sequence ATGCGGGTGGCCACATGGAACGTCAACTCGATCCGGGCTCGAGTCGATCGCGTGGCCGACTGGCTGGAGCGCGCCGACGTCGACGTGCTGGCGATGCAGGAGACCAAGTGCTCCGACGCGCAGTTTCCCACCATGCCGTTCCTGGCCGCGGGCTACGACGTGGTGCACTGCGGCTTCAACCAGTGGAACGGCGTCGCCATCGCATCCCGGGTCGGTATCGACGATGTACAGGTCGGCTTCGACGGTCAACCCACGTGGAGTGACAAGCCGGAAGTAGAGGCCGCGGCGGAGGCACGTGCGCTGGGAGCGACGTGCAACGGGGTGCGGGTGTGGAGCCTGTACGTGCCCAACGGGCGTTTCGTCGGCTCACCGCATTACATATACAAGCTCAAATGGCTTGCCGCTCTGCATGATACGGCACAAGGATGGCTCACCGACGATCCGGCGGCACAGATCGCGATGGTGGGCGACTGGAACATTGCACCAACCGACGAGGATGTCTGGAGTGTCGAGGCGTACGAGGGTAGCACCCACGTCACCGCGCCGGAGCGCACGGCGTTCAACGCAATGATTGATGCTCGATACAGCGATTTGGTAAGGCCTTTCACACCCGGCCCGGCTGTCTACACCTACTGGGACTACACCAAGCTGCGGTTCCCCAAGAACCGCGGAATGCGTATCGACTTCATTCTCGGTTCACCGGCTTTGGCGCAACGCGTGACACATGCCGAGATAGTCCGTGAGGAACGGAAGGGAAAGGCGCCGAGCGATCATGCTCCGGTGCTCGTCGAGCTGACCTGA
- a CDS encoding peptide deformylase translates to MAVVPIRIVGDPVLHTATEPVPVGDDGSLPADLADLIADLYDTMAAANGVGLAANQIGVSKRVFVYDCADERGRTTRRKGVVVNPVLETSEVPETMPNPDDDDDEGCLSVPGESFPTGRADWARVRGLDADGTPITLEGTGLFARMLQHETGHLDGFLYLDRLVGRHARSAKRAVKSRGWGVPGLSWEPGKDPDPFGH, encoded by the coding sequence GTGGCCGTAGTACCTATACGCATCGTAGGAGATCCCGTCCTGCACACCGCGACCGAGCCCGTGCCCGTCGGTGACGACGGTTCGCTGCCCGCAGACCTCGCGGATTTGATCGCCGACCTTTACGACACGATGGCGGCAGCCAACGGTGTCGGGCTCGCCGCAAATCAGATTGGTGTGTCCAAGCGGGTGTTCGTCTATGACTGCGCCGACGAGCGCGGCAGGACCACGCGGCGCAAGGGCGTCGTCGTCAACCCCGTGCTGGAGACGTCCGAGGTTCCCGAGACGATGCCGAACCCGGACGACGATGACGACGAAGGCTGCCTTTCGGTGCCGGGAGAATCCTTTCCGACGGGCCGGGCCGACTGGGCGCGAGTGAGGGGCCTGGACGCCGACGGCACGCCGATCACGCTCGAGGGCACTGGTTTGTTTGCGCGGATGCTGCAGCACGAGACCGGACACCTGGACGGCTTCCTGTATCTGGATCGGCTGGTCGGCCGGCATGCCCGAAGCGCCAAGCGAGCGGTGAAATCGCGCGGATGGGGCGTGCCGGGCCTGTCGTGGGAGCCTGGCAAGGATCCCGATCCCTTCGGTCACTGA
- a CDS encoding MFS transporter, whose product MTNIGKTNPEVAGDADAALSETAQRRRRMDRDHPFYKWIVLSNTTLGMLLAAINASIVLISLPAIFRGIGLNPLAPANVGYLLWMLMGYLVVTAVLVVFFGRLGDIFGRVRIYNLGFAVFTFAAVALSFDPFHLGGGAVWLIAWRVVQGVGGAMLMASSAAILTDAFPSNQRGMALGVNMVAAVAGSFLGLLIGGVLAEFHWQAIFWVGVPIGLLGTVWSYRSLRELGVRTPGRLDWAGTLTFGIGLTALLVGITYGIQPYGDSTTGWTSPWVFGSILAGVLLIVAFCLIELRVEQPMVNIRLFRSASFGMGNLAGLMSSVGRGGLQFMLIIWLQGIWLPLHGYSFESTPLWAGIYLLPATFGFLIAAPLAGTLADRYGARLFTVGGMALMAVSFVALVMIPVNFEYWVFALLVFINGLGGGIFTAPNTAAIMSSVPAAERGAASGVRATFFNAGSSLSIGIFFSLMIIGLANTLPSALSSGLQEQGVSASVAHEVANLPPVGSLFAAFLGYNPIAELLDPYHALQQPGVNVDVLTGQTFFPHLIMKPFHAGLVVVFIAAAAMMVVGMVASLFNPGRYADEENVDNVA is encoded by the coding sequence ATGACCAACATCGGCAAGACGAACCCCGAGGTAGCGGGTGACGCCGATGCAGCGCTCAGCGAAACCGCGCAACGGCGCAGGCGGATGGATCGCGACCATCCGTTCTACAAGTGGATCGTGCTGTCCAACACGACACTGGGCATGCTGCTGGCGGCCATCAACGCCTCGATCGTGCTCATCTCTTTGCCCGCGATCTTCCGCGGCATCGGGTTGAATCCCCTGGCACCCGCCAACGTCGGCTACCTGCTCTGGATGTTGATGGGGTACCTCGTGGTGACCGCGGTGCTCGTCGTGTTCTTCGGCCGACTCGGCGACATCTTCGGCCGGGTCCGCATCTACAACCTCGGCTTCGCGGTCTTCACCTTCGCGGCGGTCGCGTTGTCCTTCGATCCGTTCCATCTCGGCGGCGGCGCCGTCTGGCTCATCGCGTGGCGCGTGGTCCAGGGTGTCGGCGGCGCGATGCTGATGGCGTCGTCGGCAGCGATTCTCACCGACGCATTTCCGTCCAATCAGCGGGGCATGGCGCTTGGTGTGAATATGGTTGCCGCGGTTGCCGGTTCCTTTCTCGGTCTGCTTATCGGCGGTGTGCTCGCGGAGTTCCACTGGCAGGCGATCTTCTGGGTGGGAGTGCCGATCGGGCTGTTGGGCACCGTCTGGAGCTATCGCTCGCTGCGGGAGCTTGGGGTCCGGACCCCGGGACGGCTCGACTGGGCGGGCACGCTCACGTTCGGCATCGGCCTGACCGCGCTTCTCGTCGGCATCACCTATGGGATTCAGCCCTATGGGGATTCGACGACGGGCTGGACCAGCCCGTGGGTGTTCGGTTCGATTCTCGCCGGAGTGCTGCTGATCGTCGCCTTCTGTCTGATCGAGCTGCGGGTCGAACAGCCGATGGTCAACATCAGGCTCTTCCGTTCCGCATCGTTCGGCATGGGCAACCTGGCGGGTCTGATGTCATCCGTCGGGCGGGGCGGACTGCAGTTCATGCTCATCATCTGGCTGCAGGGGATCTGGCTCCCGTTGCACGGCTACAGCTTTGAATCGACACCCCTGTGGGCCGGAATCTACCTGTTGCCCGCGACGTTCGGGTTCTTGATCGCAGCCCCGCTCGCCGGAACGCTGGCGGACCGATATGGCGCCAGGCTGTTCACAGTTGGCGGCATGGCGTTGATGGCGGTGTCGTTCGTCGCGTTGGTGATGATCCCAGTGAACTTCGAATACTGGGTCTTTGCACTCCTGGTCTTCATCAACGGGCTTGGCGGTGGCATCTTCACCGCGCCGAATACCGCGGCGATCATGTCGAGCGTTCCCGCCGCCGAGCGCGGCGCCGCTTCGGGGGTGCGGGCCACCTTCTTCAACGCCGGATCGTCGCTGTCGATCGGAATCTTCTTCTCTCTCATGATCATCGGGCTGGCCAACACACTGCCCAGTGCCCTGAGTTCGGGTCTGCAGGAGCAGGGAGTGTCCGCGTCGGTGGCCCACGAGGTGGCGAACCTGCCGCCGGTCGGCAGCCTGTTCGCGGCGTTCCTCGGTTACAACCCGATCGCCGAGCTACTCGACCCCTACCACGCGCTGCAGCAGCCCGGTGTCAATGTCGATGTGCTGACCGGGCAGACGTTCTTCCCGCACCTGATCATGAAGCCGTTCCATGCGGGACTGGTCGTCGTATTCATCGCCGCCGCGGCAATGATGGTCGTCGGTATGGTCGCGTCGCTCTTCAACCCGGGTCGCTACGCCGACGAGGAGAACGTCGACAACGTGGCCTAG
- the thiC gene encoding phosphomethylpyrimidine synthase ThiC, producing MTNGPIAGSTKIYRDVKGMAVPFRRVNLSNGEHFDLYDTSGPYTDGDAVLDLNKGLSPRSGVVRDSGTQLQRARHGEITAEMAFIAAREGVAPELVRDEVARGRAVIPANHNHPESEPMIIGKAFAVKVNANIGNSAVSSSIADEVDKMVWATRWGADTIMDLSTGRDIHLTREWILRNSPVPVGTVPIYQALEMVSGDPTALTWECYRDTVIEQCEQGVDYMTVHAGVLLRYVPLTANRVTGIVSRGGSIMAAWCLAHHEESFLYTRFEELCEILQRYDVTFSLGDGLRPGSIADANDAAQFAELRTLGELTKIAKSHGVQVMIEGPGHVPMHKIVENVRLEEELCDEAPFYTLGPLTTDIAPAYDHITSAIGAAIIAAAGTAMLCYVTPKEHLGLPDRKDVKDGVIAYKIAAHAADLAKGHPRAQERDDALSRARFEFRWHDQFALSLDPDTAREFHDETLPAEPAKTAHFCSMCGPKFCSMRISQDIRDAMAEKSKEFTEHGNRVYLPLA from the coding sequence GTGACCAACGGCCCCATCGCGGGCAGCACCAAGATCTACCGGGACGTCAAAGGGATGGCCGTGCCGTTCCGCCGGGTGAACCTGTCCAACGGCGAGCACTTTGACCTGTACGACACCTCGGGCCCGTACACCGACGGCGACGCGGTACTTGATCTCAACAAGGGACTGTCGCCGCGCTCGGGCGTCGTGCGTGATAGCGGCACCCAACTTCAACGCGCCCGCCATGGCGAGATCACCGCCGAGATGGCTTTCATCGCCGCGCGCGAAGGGGTCGCCCCGGAACTCGTTCGCGATGAGGTGGCTCGCGGCCGCGCGGTGATTCCGGCCAACCACAACCACCCCGAATCCGAACCGATGATCATCGGCAAGGCATTTGCGGTGAAAGTCAATGCGAACATCGGCAATTCGGCGGTCAGCAGCTCGATCGCCGATGAGGTCGACAAGATGGTCTGGGCAACCCGTTGGGGCGCCGACACGATCATGGACCTGTCCACCGGCCGCGACATCCACCTCACCAGAGAGTGGATCCTGCGCAACTCGCCGGTACCCGTCGGCACCGTGCCCATCTACCAGGCCTTGGAGATGGTCAGCGGCGATCCGACAGCACTGACGTGGGAGTGCTACCGCGACACCGTGATCGAACAGTGTGAACAGGGTGTGGACTACATGACCGTGCACGCCGGGGTGCTGCTGCGCTACGTGCCGCTGACCGCAAACCGAGTGACGGGGATCGTGAGCCGGGGTGGCTCGATCATGGCGGCGTGGTGCCTGGCGCACCATGAAGAGTCCTTCCTGTACACCCGTTTCGAGGAACTCTGCGAGATCCTGCAACGCTACGACGTCACGTTCTCGCTCGGCGACGGACTACGACCGGGCTCGATCGCGGACGCCAACGACGCCGCCCAATTCGCCGAACTGCGCACACTCGGCGAGCTGACCAAAATCGCCAAATCGCATGGGGTGCAGGTGATGATCGAAGGTCCCGGTCACGTCCCCATGCACAAGATCGTCGAGAACGTACGCCTGGAAGAAGAGCTGTGCGACGAGGCTCCGTTCTACACACTGGGCCCGCTGACCACCGATATCGCGCCTGCCTATGACCACATCACGTCGGCGATCGGAGCGGCCATCATTGCCGCGGCCGGCACGGCGATGCTGTGCTACGTCACGCCGAAGGAGCATCTCGGACTGCCCGATCGCAAGGACGTCAAGGACGGCGTGATCGCCTACAAGATCGCCGCGCACGCCGCCGATCTGGCCAAGGGACACCCCCGTGCACAGGAGCGTGACGACGCCCTGTCCCGCGCCCGATTCGAGTTCCGGTGGCACGATCAGTTCGCATTGTCGCTCGACCCCGACACCGCACGCGAGTTCCACGACGAAACCCTTCCGGCCGAACCGGCGAAGACCGCGCACTTCTGCTCGATGTGCGGTCCGAAGTTCTGCTCCATGCGCATCTCACAGGACATCCGCGACGCGATGGCCGAAAAGTCCAAGGAGTTCACCGAGCACGGCAACCGGGTCTATCTTCCACTCGCATGA
- a CDS encoding LytR C-terminal domain-containing protein produces the protein MNQQSSSGLPLRAMVMVLLFLGVVFLLVGFQAMGAGDDEGEQSPIATTTATTTRASPSESPTPARPEVRVFNISTVQGAAEGMANRLREDGWNVAETGNLELPEVTVNTVYFTEAPGEREAAEEVGRLLDAPVEPRLPELAEQPPGVLVVVTG, from the coding sequence ATGAATCAGCAGAGCTCCTCTGGCCTACCCCTGCGCGCCATGGTGATGGTGCTGCTGTTCCTTGGCGTCGTATTTCTGCTGGTGGGCTTCCAGGCGATGGGTGCCGGCGACGACGAGGGTGAGCAATCGCCCATCGCGACGACCACCGCAACCACCACCCGCGCGAGTCCGTCGGAGTCGCCGACGCCGGCACGCCCCGAGGTGCGGGTGTTCAACATCTCGACAGTTCAGGGCGCCGCGGAAGGCATGGCCAATCGGCTCCGTGAGGATGGCTGGAACGTCGCCGAGACCGGGAACCTCGAGCTGCCCGAGGTGACAGTCAACACCGTGTACTTCACCGAAGCGCCCGGGGAGCGGGAAGCTGCAGAGGAAGTCGGCAGGTTGTTGGACGCGCCGGTCGAACCGCGACTGCCCGAATTGGCAGAGCAGCCGCCGGGGGTGCTCGTGGTGGTCACCGGTTAG
- a CDS encoding N-acetylglutamate synthase, CG3035 family, with the protein MQIPPVGTRVMIRHRLPAGSSPPLTDVIGHLLQTAPTLQVRTKRGDVVAVSVDEVVAIKALTDAPVRKADIRNLEHAAAMAWPGVEQQWVDGWFCRFGHGSTRRANSAVPLDFSAGTDLSAITQWYAARSVAPLVSAPDRLFRVPPRSTADAENLVMACEIESGGPHDEVVVASRPDDEWLRIYDRDVPVEVLSAVVDGEVVFASAAGAAVARAAVTHGPDGTCWVGLSALRVAADRRRQGHARSLCTALLSWGADQGAERAYTQVIDDNSSATALFESMGFTLHHRSRYVRADAIQNGGGW; encoded by the coding sequence ATGCAGATCCCGCCGGTGGGAACGCGGGTGATGATTCGTCACCGCCTGCCCGCCGGGTCGTCACCACCTCTGACCGACGTGATCGGTCATCTGCTGCAGACGGCGCCGACGTTGCAGGTGCGCACGAAGCGTGGGGATGTGGTCGCCGTTTCAGTCGACGAGGTCGTCGCCATCAAGGCGCTTACCGACGCGCCGGTGCGCAAGGCCGATATTCGCAACCTCGAACATGCCGCGGCGATGGCCTGGCCCGGGGTTGAGCAGCAGTGGGTGGACGGTTGGTTCTGCCGCTTCGGGCACGGCAGCACCCGGCGTGCTAATTCGGCTGTGCCGCTCGACTTTTCAGCTGGTACCGATCTGAGCGCGATCACGCAATGGTATGCGGCGCGGTCGGTGGCGCCGCTGGTGAGCGCACCGGACCGGCTGTTTCGCGTTCCACCGCGTTCGACGGCCGACGCCGAGAACCTTGTCATGGCATGCGAGATTGAGTCGGGCGGTCCGCACGACGAGGTGGTGGTGGCGTCTCGACCGGATGACGAGTGGCTGCGCATCTATGACCGAGACGTACCCGTCGAGGTGTTGTCCGCGGTAGTAGACGGCGAGGTGGTTTTCGCGTCCGCGGCTGGAGCGGCTGTAGCACGAGCGGCCGTCACCCATGGACCCGATGGCACCTGCTGGGTGGGCTTGTCGGCCCTGAGGGTCGCCGCTGATCGGCGCCGCCAGGGCCACGCGCGATCCCTTTGCACCGCACTGTTGTCGTGGGGCGCCGATCAGGGCGCGGAGCGCGCCTACACTCAGGTGATCGACGATAATTCTTCCGCCACAGCGCTTTTCGAGTCGATGGGCTTCACGCTTCATCACCGCTCGCGCTATGTACGAGCCGACGCCATTCAGAATGGTGGCGGTTGGTAG
- the thiD gene encoding bifunctional hydroxymethylpyrimidine kinase/phosphomethylpyrimidine kinase has product MKFLPLTPPGQTPLRVMTIAGSDSGGGAGIQADMRTFAMLGVHGLVAVTAVTVQNTMGVKGFHEIPVDVLAGQIEAVASDIGVQAAKTGMLASSAIIDVVADTWRQQGLAGTVPLVVDPVCASMHGDPLLHPSALDALRVQLFPLATLVTPNLDEVRLLVDIDVVDDASQRAAARALHALGPQWVLVKGGHLRASSQSPDLLFDGTEFFEFDTARIDTGHDHGAGDTLAAAVASALAHGYHVPDAVAFGKRWVTECLRAAYPLGHGHGPVSALFRLNR; this is encoded by the coding sequence ATGAAGTTCCTTCCGCTGACACCACCGGGCCAGACCCCACTTCGGGTCATGACGATCGCCGGCTCCGACTCCGGCGGCGGTGCCGGTATCCAGGCCGACATGCGGACGTTCGCCATGCTCGGCGTGCACGGGCTGGTCGCCGTCACGGCGGTGACGGTGCAGAACACCATGGGCGTCAAGGGGTTTCACGAGATACCGGTGGACGTCCTCGCTGGCCAGATCGAGGCCGTGGCGTCCGACATCGGCGTCCAGGCCGCGAAGACCGGCATGCTGGCGTCCTCCGCGATCATCGATGTGGTTGCGGACACCTGGCGACAGCAGGGCCTGGCCGGCACCGTACCGCTCGTCGTCGACCCGGTGTGCGCGTCGATGCACGGCGACCCACTGCTGCACCCCAGCGCGCTGGACGCCCTCAGGGTTCAACTGTTCCCGCTGGCCACTCTGGTCACGCCGAACCTTGACGAGGTGCGTCTTCTGGTCGACATCGATGTCGTCGACGACGCGTCCCAGCGTGCGGCGGCACGCGCACTGCATGCGCTCGGACCGCAGTGGGTGTTGGTGAAAGGCGGGCACCTGCGCGCGTCATCACAGAGCCCCGACCTGCTGTTCGACGGCACCGAATTCTTCGAGTTCGACACCGCCCGTATCGACACCGGACACGACCACGGCGCAGGCGACACGCTGGCGGCGGCGGTCGCGAGCGCCCTCGCCCACGGCTACCACGTGCCCGACGCCGTCGCGTTCGGAAAGCGTTGGGTGACCGAATGTCTGCGTGCCGCGTATCCGCTGGGGCACGGCCACGGCCCGGTGTCGGCGCTCTTCAGGCTCAACAGATGA
- a CDS encoding alpha/beta family hydrolase, whose translation MNLEQIAGIAHEPAGTPIGVVVLTHGAGGSRESPLLQKICDEWAARGWLAVRYNLPYRRRRPKGPPSNSAASDQSGIVEVIELARTLTKGPVVAGGHSYGGRMTSMVVAAEAAKIDALSLFSYPLHPPGKPERARTEHLPRISAPTVFTHGTADPFGSIEELRAAAALISAATEVVEITGARHDLGSKSLNVPALAVDAALRLLGASYRA comes from the coding sequence ATGAATCTCGAGCAGATCGCAGGCATCGCCCACGAGCCGGCAGGCACCCCCATTGGCGTCGTTGTTCTCACCCACGGCGCCGGCGGCAGCCGGGAATCTCCACTACTACAGAAGATCTGCGACGAGTGGGCCGCGCGCGGCTGGCTCGCGGTGCGGTACAACCTGCCGTATCGGCGGCGACGGCCGAAGGGGCCACCGTCCAATTCCGCCGCATCCGACCAATCCGGCATCGTGGAGGTCATCGAGCTGGCGCGGACCCTCACCAAGGGCCCGGTGGTCGCGGGCGGACACTCGTACGGTGGCCGGATGACCTCGATGGTGGTCGCCGCCGAAGCGGCGAAAATCGATGCGCTGAGCTTGTTCTCGTACCCGCTGCATCCGCCCGGCAAGCCGGAGCGGGCACGCACCGAGCACCTGCCCCGGATTTCCGCGCCGACGGTGTTCACCCACGGCACCGCCGACCCGTTCGGGTCGATCGAGGAACTTCGGGCCGCCGCGGCGCTCATCTCCGCCGCCACCGAGGTTGTCGAGATTACCGGCGCCCGACATGATCTCGGCTCCAAGTCCCTCAACGTTCCGGCGCTGGCGGTCGACGCCGCATTGCGATTGCTTGGTGCGTCCTACCGCGCTTGA